The Mauremys mutica isolate MM-2020 ecotype Southern chromosome 1, ASM2049712v1, whole genome shotgun sequence genome has a segment encoding these proteins:
- the LOC123376150 gene encoding olfactory receptor 52M1-like: protein MSDSNTTDFTNPSTFILLGIPGLERAHVWISIPFCTMYAIAILGNFTILFIVKRERSLHKPMYYFLCMLAITELSMSTSILPKMLSIFWFNSREFDFSACLIQMYFINCFATMESGIFLAMAFDRYVAICNPLRHSTILANHVVVKIGLALVLRGCLLILPYPLLASRWPYCKTNIIPHTYCKHISVVSLACADIRLSSNYSLSVTVFTPGLDMLFIAVSYILILRAIFSLPTKDSRLKTFGTCSSHLCAVFTSYITFVFSFVMHRFDNTVPLYLPILMANIYLLVPCMLHPLIYGVRTKQIRDRLLSLFTHRRT from the coding sequence atgtcagattccaacacaactgacttcaccaacccctccacattcatcctacttggcattcctggcctggaaagggcccatgtctggatctccatccctttctgcaccatgtacgccatagccatcttgggaaacttcaccatcctgttcattgtaAAGAGAGAGCGAAGCCTCCAtaagcccatgtactatttcctctgcatgctggccatcaccgaGCTGAGCATGTCTACGTCCatcctgcccaaaatgctgagcattttctggttcaattccagggagttCGATTTCAGTGCGTGCCTCATCCAGATGTACTTCATTAACTGCTTTGCAACAATGGAATCAGGGATTTTtctggccatggcttttgatcgctatgtggccatctgcaatcctctgagacattccaccatcctggcaAACCATGTGGTGGTGAAGATTGGCCTAGCCTTGGTGCTGCGTGGCTGCTTACTCATATTGCCATATCCTTTGTTGGCGAGTCGGTGGCCATATTGcaaaaccaacatcatcccccacacgTACTGCAAGCACATATCTGTGGTGAGTCTGGCCTGCGCCGATATCCGCCTCAGCAGTAACTACAGCCTCTCTGTGACAGTCTTTACTCCAGGTCTGGATATGCTTTTTATTGCTGTGTCCTATATCCTGATCCTCAGGGCTATCTTCAGCCTTCCCACAAAGGACTCCCGGCTCAAGACGtttgggacctgcagctcccacctctgtgccgtTTTTACCTCTTACATAACATTTGTCTTCTCCTTTGTCATGCACCGGTTTGATAACACTGTGCCCCTGTATTTGCCCATTCTCATGGCCAACATCTACCTTCTGGTGCCCTGCATGCTACACCCCCTCATctacggggtgaggaccaaacagatcagGGACAGGCTGCTCTCACTATTTACTCATAGAAGGACCTAA